In the Pseudorasbora parva isolate DD20220531a chromosome 5, ASM2467924v1, whole genome shotgun sequence genome, CCCATCTCCTGAGATAACGCTTCCAGCTTCACATCTTCACCAGACACCGCAGACTCTTTCACCGTCTAAGATGGACCAGGACAGAAACACAAGACTTCACTGTTACTAATTCTAGAGTCATTCAAAAACAGGTAgtcattcattttttgttttatggaaCCTTGTTTCGGccaatgaagaaaaaaagaaagactttATAACTTACAATTCCGACTTGAAAAATCACAATTTCGACTATTACTTGTAATTTCgactttatttcttgtaattccgactttataattcacaattttattttattcaatttatttcttgtattaaaaattgtatttctttcaattttgactttatttctaGTAATCATcgactttattttttgtaataatcgactttattttttgtacaaacctgattccaaaaaagttgggagaCTTTATTTTCACAAATTGCGAATAAAttaaggaatgcaataatttacaaatcttataaatgtatattttattcacaatagaatatagataacatatcgaatgttgaaagtgagacattttgaaatgtcatgccaaatattggctctgtttggatttcatgagagctacacgttccaaaaaaattgggacaggtagcaataagaagacggaaaagttaaatgtacatataaggaacagctggaggaccaatttgcaacttattaggtcaattatCAACATgactgggtataaaaagagcctctcagagtggcagtgtctctcagaaggcaagatgggcagaggatcaccaattcccccaatgctgcggcggacaatagtggagaaatatcagaaaggagtttctcagagaaacattgcaaagagtttgaagttatcatcatctgcagtgcataatatcatccaaagattcagagaatctggaacaatccctgtgcgtaagggtcaacggtcaaaaccaaactggatgccagtgatcttcagcccttagacagcactgcatcacatacaggaatgctactgtaatggacatcacaacatgggctcaggaatacttccagaaaacattggtgaacacaatccaccgcgccattcgccgtcgccggctaaaactctataggtcaaaaaagaagccatatctaaacatgatccagaagcgcaggcgtttcctctgggccaaggctcatttaaaatggactgtggcaaagtggaaaactcgGATGTCATGTCAtccagactaaagaggacaaggacaacccaagctgttctcagcgctcagttcagaagctgatctctgatggtctggggttcatgagtgtgtgtggcatgggcagcttacacatctggaaaggccatcaatgctgaaaggtctatccaagttctagagcaacatatgctccatccagacgtcgtctctttcagggaagaccttgcattttccaacatgacaatgccagaccacacactgcatcaattacaacatcatggctgtgtagaaggatccggcactgaactggccagcctgcagtccagatctttcaccagtAGAAAACATTtgccgcatcataaagaggaagatgcgataaagaagacttaagacagttgagcaactagaagcctgtgttAGACGAGAATATAACAAGATtgctattcctaaacttgagcagctcgtctcctcagtccccagaccattgcagactgatataaaaagaagaggggatgccacacagggggaaacatggccttggcccaacttttttgagatgtgttgatgccatgaaatttaaaatcaccttattgatgatacattttctaagtttaaacatttgatatgtcatctatgttgtattatGAATAATATATTGAAAATTGAAACGTCCACATCATTGCactctgtttttattcacaatttgttcagtgtcccaacttttttggaatcaggtttgtaattCCGACTTTATTTCTTATAGTTccgactttatttctcacaattcagaGATCATAACgaacaattttgacttttacacaaaaatctgactttatttccCACAATTCTCAAGTGGTTTTAAGGCCGGTCCTCTATCCAGGCTCCTCTACTCTGGTCTTTAGATAGGGCTCAGGTCCCTCTTCTGAATGAATGTTACCGGTTTTTAATGCATCTCTTCTGACTGCCATTATCCTTCTCTGTATGTTATTTTAAGCCATAGAAATGAGGAGTAAAGGGGAACACAAAAATTACATTCAGTCTGGTCTCTCCTGTACTTCTACTCTGCTACACTTTACTTCCACATTCCACCAAACCTAGACACATATGATCTGCTTCGAGATAAGGTCTTGTTTGGAAACAAGAAAACATTTTAGCCTGCAGTGAAAACACACAATACCTGCAGGTGACCAACTTCTTCTTTGAGCTGAGATATTAGAGCATCTTTGTCAGCAAGAACCTGTTGAAGCTTTTTGGCCTCGTGAACTTGTGCATCCGTTTCATCCGCCGGCTCTTTGTCATCCAAACTCCGGCTCACGTCAGACACTTGAGAAAGCAGGCTGTGGTTTTCTGCCCTCAGCTTTTCATTCATGGCTTGCATTTCACTGAGGTCCTTCTGCAATCCCTCTGTATCCAACAGCACATCCTCCAGACTGGCCTTCAGCAGGTGCTTCTCTCGGAGGAGCTCTTGGATGCGCTCCTGCATCTCCTCTGCAGACTGCCTCGCGCTCTCCAGCTCAGCCGTCAACCGCTCCACACTTTCATCACACTGCTGGATCAAGAGTGTCTTCTCCTCCTGAGATCTAGACAAGAGATGATTTATAAGGGTGGAGACGTCAGAAGTGCCATCAAGCTCTGTCTCAGGGAAATTTTGCTTGAGAATTTCAGCAATGTGGCTCTGAACTTCAGAAAGATGCTCCTGACTACCGTCCATGTCTCGCCGAAGAACGTTTTTCTCTTCCGAAGAGCACACAATCTGAGCCTGGGAAAGGCTGATGGGGACTTGACACTCTTCTTGTCCAGCTTGAAGAACAGAAAGATCTTCCTCGGGGGTCTTTATTCGTTCATCCTTTCCCATGGTCTCCTTCTCGAGGGTCTTCATTCGTTCATCCTTTCCAACGGTCTCCTCCTTGAGGGTCTTTATTCGCTCGTCTTTTCCAACGGTCTCCTCCTCGAGGGTCTTTATTCGTTCATCCTTTCCAATGGTCTCCTCCTCGAGGGTCTTTATTCGTTCGTCCTTTCCAACGGTCTCCTCCTCGAGGGTCTTTATTCGCTCGTCTTTTCCGACGGTCTCCTCCTCGAGGGTCTTTATTCGCTCGTCCTTTCCAACGGTCTCCTTCTCGAGGGTCTTTATTCGTTCGTCCTTTCCAATGGTCTCCTCCTCGAGGGTCTTTATTCGTTCGTCCTTTCCAATGGTCTCCTCCTCGAGGGTCTTTATTCGTTCGTCCTTTCCAATGGTCTCCTCCTCGAGGGTCTTTATTCGTTCGTCCTTTCCAATGGTCTCCTCCTCGAGGGTCTTTATTCGTTCGTCCTTTCCAATGGTCTCCTCCTCGAGGGTCTTTATTCGTTCGTCCTTTCCAATGGTCTCCTCCTCGAGGGTCTTTATTCGCTCGTCCTTTCCAACGGTCTCCTCCTCGAGGGTCTTTATTCGTTCGTCCTTTCCAACGGTCTCCTCCTCGAGGGTCTTTATTCGTTCATCCTTTCCAATGGTCTCCACCTCGAGGGTCTTTATTCGTTCGTCCTTTCCAATGGTCTCCTCCTCGAGGGTCTTTATTCGCTCATCCTTTCCAACGGTCTCCTCCTCGAGGGTCTTTATACGCTCATCCTTTCCAACGGTCTCCTCCTCGAGGGTCTTTATTCGCTCATCCTTTCCAACGGTCTCCTCCTGGAGGGTCTTTATTCGCACGTCCTTTCCAATGGTCTCCTTCTCAAGGGTCTTTATTCGCTCGTCCTTTCCAACGGTCTCCTCTTCAAGGTTCTTTATACGCTCGTCCTTTCCAATGGTCTCCTCTTCAAGAGTCTTTATTCGCTTGTCCTTTCCAATGGTCTCCTCGGGGGTCTTTATTCGCTCGTCCTTTTCAATGGTCTCCTCCTCAAGGGTCTTTATACGCTCATCCTTTCCAACATTCTCCTTCTCAAGGGTCTTTATACGCTCATCCTTTCCAACGGTCTCCTCCTCGAGGGTCTTTATACGCTCATCCTTTCCAACGGTCTCCTCCTCGAGGGTCTTTATTCGCTCGTCCTTTCCAATGGTCTCCTTCTCGAGGGTCTTTATACGCTCATCCTTTCCAATGGTCTCCTCCTCGAGGGTCTTTATACGCTCATCCTTTCCAATGGTCTCCTCCTCGAGGGTCTTTATACGCTCTTCCTTTCCAACGGTCTCCTCCTCGAGGGTCTTTATACGCTCATCCTTTCCAACAGTCTCCTCCTCGAGGGTCTTTATACGCTCATCCTTTCCAATGGTCTCCTCCTCGAGGGTCTTTATACGCTCATCCTTTCCAACGGTCTCCTCCTCGAGGGTCTTTATTCGCTCGTCCTTTCCAATGGTCTCCTCCTCGAGGGTCTTTATACGCTCATCCTTTCCAACAGTCTCCTCCTCGAGGGTCTTTATACGCTCATCCTTTCCAACAGTCTCCTCCTCGAGGGTCTTTATACGCTCATCCTTTCCAATGGTCTCCTCCTCGAGGGTCTTTATACGCTCATCCTTTCCAACGGTCTCCTCCTCGAGGGTCTTTATATGCTCATCCTTTCCAACGGTCTCCTCCTCGAGGGTCTTTATACGCTCTTCCTTTCCAACGGTCTCCTCCTCGAGGGTCTTTATTCGGTCGTCTTTTTCCACTTTCATCGACAGCAGCTGATTCTCCAAATTACATACCTGCAGGAGCTGTACCTTGTGTTCATGTTCTTCTGATTCGGATGCCAAGAACTTCAGCATCTCCTTGAACTCTAACACAAAAGTCTCCTTGCATTGTACATACCCTAGGATGTCTTCAGTTTTGGTCCTTAGGTCCTCAAGAGATACTGATACAGCTCGGCCCGACATGTCCTCAGCGTTTCTAATGTGCTCTAACAATCCATCCCTCTCTTGGAAGACGCGTTCAAGTTTCTCCTGCAGATCCTGAACCGAGGACGCCATTCGCTCAGTCATGTCTTTGTATTGCTTTATAAAGCCCTCTGTTTGGTCTGGGAGATGGAATGAATTATGTGTGATCATGCTTAAGTCTTCAGGAAGCTTCTCGACAACATGCCACATTTCTTCTGTCTGCTGTCTTTCAGCACTGGAGCTAAAGTCAACTTCCAGCTCTTTCGAATCTCTGCTTTGGGACTCTTGTGAGGTTTGGGCTTCTTCAGAGATCCTACATTTGTCCACAGATGCATCGCCAAGGTCTCTGTTCATTTGAAGCTCATTGATTCTGAACTCCAGTTCTTCCTTCTCCACAGTGAACTCCTCTCGGACCTGCTTCAGCTCCGACTCCAGCTCCACTTTTACATTCCTAAGAAACATTAGCTCTTCTTGAAGCATCATGTTTTGAGATTGCAAATCCTCCAGGACTAGTTTCAGCACGCCGCTCTCGTCGCTCGAGTCGTCCGAGGCTGGGAAGTCTGCCGAGTGTTGTTTAGGAGCTctatcctcctcttcctcctggACGTCCTGCAGGAAGCCCTCCTTTAGTGCCAGCTGCTCCGAGAGCTCGTCCTGAAGCAGGAGCAGCCGCTCGCGCTCCCTCTCAAAGTCTGCGGAGTTCAGCTCCATCTGCTCCTCCAGGTACCGCAGGTCGTCTTCATACTGCTTGTTTAGCCTCTCGATCTCGCGCTGCAGATTCTCCGTCTCCTGCTGGGATTCGGTGAGGCTCATCTGATGGGACTCTTTGAGCGCTTCGGTCGCAGCCATCCACTGGTGCTTGGCTTCCTGCAGCTCTTCTTGAGTATGGGCTATCTTAGACTCGTATTCAGCGCAGACTGCCTTGAAGCTTGCAGTGAGCTCAGCTGTGCTTTTCTGCATCTCTGTGTACTCTCTATTCTTTAAGTCCAGTTCCTCCTGGAGAGCGGCTAATCTTCCCTCCGTTTCCTGTAAATACAGTAAAGTCAGTTACTACTTTACAGTGAATTTCATGCTGTATTAAATGCACTGTTACTGTGAAGAAGTTACCTGTGCTTGTTTCTTGAACTCCTCATGTTCTTTGCGCAGCAGCGCGAGGCTCTGTTGACTCTCGGCCTTCTCCAGCAGCACAGCATTCATTCGCTCGCTCAGCTCCTGTTGAAATGATGAAAGCAAACACTGAAGCACATCCTCATTATAGATCATTCTGATGTGCAAACATATCACTTCTTGGCAGAGTCTTCAAACATAACTGTTCCTAGCAGGgctccccacacacacactccaccgACACGCTCCACACTTACACGTTttgccagtgttgccaagtccgcggttttccCGGCGGAATTGAGCTACTTTAACACTGTTGCCGCAGGGTGTTTTTCATGTCCACGGGTTGAAGTGACACCAATTATGTAATATTTAGAGCCGGAAATGCTCGATTTAGCAGGAAACCCTgccaaaaaacatatttaatttttttttaaccagggAACCCCTAAAAACgtgattgggcttgttttgggatAGTTTTGCGTTGCGGTTggacgggttttgttgtgaaaacctggcaaccctgcgTTTCGCACATACTCCATGCACACGCTCCAAAAATCGATTCAAACAAAGTTGAAAAGTTGCATCTCTCAGCAATGTTTCATTGTCGAATAATTCCCCGTCAGTTTGAACGAATTAGTTAAATGTTTACGACATGCCACCAAATACTGGCAGTTTTATCCTCTCATATAGGCCTGGAATAATTACAATTTCCTCaacatttaaaggtcccattcctCGCGtaaaacagcgttgcactttgtgtcatgagttacataaactgttaaacggactgacttaaataataaaattctgcgtgttcttgtgggcggagggttcgtcaacagacGGTTCTAGTgccgtcatcacagcaggaagtgcagcgctgtagtccaaaccggccgctcgctgtaggcgctgaaagggaacttctgtttaataaaatatctcgcttggcattgaactttgagctttacaattttacaggtattatttatgctctaacagcaacattacacactaactaaagtttgaaagatggaatcgcaaagaatgggacctttaacattcctatatttaaaatgttacatttagaACATAAACCTAAAAATCTCATTACATTAATTAGGCAATTGTAATTTCAATGTAAGTGGATTCTGGTTAATGCTAAGATGAATTTTGTTGctgatttaattaatttcttatAACAGCCATACCATGTAATTACTTAAAAAGGTGGTCAACAAACATGTAAATTTTCTTTATAAGAGGTGTGCCCTAGAAAGTGAGCATGCAATTTAGAGAAGCCCAAGGAGAGAGTGCAATCTTTAGGCCTGTTTGGCTATTTCAAACACAAGTTTGCACTGCCTGTTTGGTTTACATCTTAATAACGCGTGTTTTGTCCGACTCAAAGCGCGCATTTTCGGCACGTGCTCTACCATAAAAACGAGTGTTCTGAACGTGTGCTCTGGGGTCATGAAAATGTGTCGGAAACAGAGCACATGTTAACGCATGTTTTAATGGTAAATCACGTACCGAAAATGCACATTTTGCTGTCGAATCACACGCTTTTCAGACGCCAAATCAGGTGCCCAGCCAAGCCAAGCGTGTTATATAAATACTTTGGCTTGCCATAAACACACACGCTTCACACACGCTTCTCTGAATTCTGGAAAGTGTTGTTCTGTAATGTGGGTGGTTTTCATGTGTGCTTTTGTGTGCATACATTTATTGATTAATATGGTTATTGGTGTCCTTTTGGAGTCTCCAAGTGTCATGTTTTGGAAAGAAATCTAAATTTAACTTGAAAACAGAGTTTAATCTGATGGTGTACTTTGCTGGATATATAACACGATgactaaataaacacacaagaTATTTCCTGATGAGTGTGTGATTAacatgtttaatctatcaacacagtccttctccacacacacacacacacacacacacacacacacacacacacacacacacacacacacacacacacacacacacacacacacacacacacacacacacacacacacagagatgtaTATTTCTCCCAGAGGACCACTTACCTGGATAACGGAGGAGTCTGTGCTGGCCGCAGGACGTTTCAACACCTCCACCTCCTTCTCCAGATCTGGGTTATAATAACAGGTATTACAATATTCAGATGTTACTCATACAGCCTGATATGGTTCTGCAATTAAGCAGCAGCTATTATAATCTTGCCTGCGCATTTTGACTTCATTCTCTGCATGGTCACCATCTGTTTCTTTGCAAACTTGATCAGGTCTTCTTTGGACAGTGTGTCCAGCTGTACGGAGACAGAGAGTGAgagttattatattataatgcatttccgtcataaatactacacactgcacctttaactgtCCGCTGTCACTCAAACACACTGAATAGAGGAAGAGTCTCTCAATGAAGGAGCTCACCTTGGATTTGCCTGTCTGTCCTGCCGGTGACGTCACGGACTCCGCGCTTGCGTCAtggggtgacgtcacggactcGGCGCCCGCGTCACGCGGTGACGTCACGGACTCGGTGCCCGCGTCCTGCTGCAGATGTGAGGGTTTATAACACAATCTCACAGTATAAATGTGTTAATAATGATTGTAGTTTTGTTCTAAACATGATCTCAGCCCTAATCCGTCAATTTACACAGTGCTTTCTGATGTAGAGTTATCATACTGTGGTGAACCGTGTGAATACCATGGTATTTATGCAGTAATAATGTCATTCATTCCCTGTAACAGCCCTCAGTCTTCATTACTAACAGTTTAGCTTCTTTATGTTCTGCCCGATCACCAATAAGCCTCATTTGCATGCTTTAATGATAACTGCTCGTGTTATACACCGCTTCTACAGCAGCTTTATCCACTATAAGTGTTTAAACTCCAGCGACTGACCTCCATTATTGTGTGGGATCCCGAAAGTCAGCCTCCTAAACCTTGAAGAAGCCGGAATGGCTGAGAAAAGATCACTTATTCCCAAATCACCTGCGTGTAAACATATCAAGCGTATCTGTACTATGACTTCCGCATTCGGGACTTCCGCGGAAGCAGCCAATCGCGTTCCTCCATCAAACCGGATCACCGCCACGTCACTGTTTGCTTTGGTTGCTACGGCTGTGTGAGTGACGTCTCGACTGTCCAATCACAGGCTACTCTCTCGGCGCTTGCGTTGTCCGGATTGGTTAGTAAGAGGAGGCGGGACTTattgtttgtcttttttttattattattttttttattattaatgcaaaGAGCAATAACATAATCTACCAAGAAACAATATAAAGGAAAAAGAaagggaaagaaagaaaaaaattacaatttacaataaacaaaaacagTTGCCAGGGGAAATAATTTCAGAGCAAAAACAGAAAATACATCCATATaaacatcaaataaatgcattataaaattCACAAACTTTCAAAGTTCTTAAAGCTTTCTTATTCAGAGAGTCTCTGATACTGTCAATTTACATACACATTTCAGTCAAACTGAGAAATTTGGTTTCTTTCTGGTGAATTTACACTTATGGATGTAACATTTGGTTAATAATACAATTGAATTAATTAAGTAAAAGTATTGTTCTTCTTGTTCAGAATAGTCAGTAAAACCAAAGAGTACATTCCCATAAGAGTGCCAGAGGTCTGGACACGGAATATTTCCGCTGATAATTGTTTGACACCATAATGTGACAGATCATGTACAGTGCCAAAATAAGAGCACGGCGGCTTCCTCATATTGGTCACAAAAAATACAATCCACATTTatctcttttttaaatgtttgtaaatAATGACTTGCTGGATAAAATCTGTGAATAGGCTCATAAAAACTTCTTTAATCGTATTTCTTAGATGATATTTCTGCGGTAATAACCATACTTTCTTCCAGCAAATCAATTTTCCATTTAGTAAAGAGATCCAATGAGACAAAACATAATGTACCGTAATCTCTCTGGAAAAGAGTATtattgattaaaacaaaaacattgctTCTTTGTTATATAACTGCCTAACCAATGTAATATTATTGTCAAACCAGTTCTTAAAAAAGAGAGATTTGTGTTTGTATTGAATATTTCTATTAttccaaataaaataatgatgagGGGAGAAATGATGTTTATATATCAATGGCCATGACAGGAGCGTTTGTTTGTGAAAGGCAGATAGCTTTGCTGGGATTTTATCTATATTATAATcacataacaaaacaaaattgagACCGCCAACACTGGAAAAGACATAATGAGGAATAAAGTTCCCGATAGAAGAGGGATCGTTTAGGTGATGCTTAATCCAATTAATCCTGAAAGTTTGATCCATAGTGgtgaaatctaaaaaaaataaggcCACCATGCTCATATGTATTCATAATGACAGTTTTTTAATATAGTGTGTTTGATTTTTCCAGAGAAAATCATAAAggatgttatctatattctcaCTGGTCTTTTTATCAAGATATAATGTTAATCCgtcttattacacggctctgtgaaatacttgattctgattggtcaatcgctcattccagcggtgtgttattcccagataacacacaccgctcatccgggtactgcgagttatctcgaccggttctacttctgtgcttaacgctggcgccatcttgtggcttaaacagccgtgggttacactggaagacttcaaggcgggtttcctttgtaaagtttttaatatggatatttttctgacacaaacgcatcgattggaatcagaaggctctattaacccatcggagtcgtgtggagcacgttatttgacggacagctgcatttaatggacttcagaaacagctccaactactgctgggattaacgttagcctggactttttaaatataactctgattgtatttgtctgacagaagaatgtcataaacacctataatgacctgagggtgagtaaatcagaggCTTGGGTTCatctttggctgaactaaccctttcagcatcatcctcaacatttagcagcgatagataaaggcttaaagcaggttggagctgtttttcttcgcggaagctttgcgtaagagctaataaaatatttaatctcaagacaatatttagtgtctaatttatttgagactagtaggcgtgtaataagcgggataatgtccacccagccggttgttatctcagaataaaccccttcagagagacgctccgcttcgcctcggggtcctgatcactctggaggggtttattctgagataacaaccggctgggtggacattatcccttacttatgtCAGTCTGGCTACACCTTCAGCCTTTGTGAGGAGAACTCGCCTTTAGGAAGAGACCTCTGAAACCAGGAGTTGAGTTTcctttttgttttatcaattATGGGTTTAAAATTCAGAGAGCATCTTTCTAACTGGTCTTTAACTATAACAATTCCTAAGTatgttactttattttttataggaatgttacaaatatttgttaaatcaCAGTCTTTAACAGCCATTAGTTCACATTTATCAATATTAAGATAGAGGCCTGAAGCACTAGAAAAACTATTAACAACATTGACTGCGATTGTAATTTGGTCACTGTTTTTCAGAGAAAGGGTTGTATATCATCAGCTAACTGACTTATAATCATTCCTCTGTCTGCAATCGGGATACCTTTAAGAAGACTTTAACATGCACAGATAATAACTGGGTTACAAGCAGGAAAAGATCAGGAGATATGGGACAACCCTGTCTAATACCTCTTTTAGTTCAAATCTAGACGTAGTTCCATGTTTCAGTTTAATTGAGCCATTTGCATTATTATATGGGGTTTCAACTGCTGCACTAAAGAAATGACCAAATCCAAAAGCCTTTAaggaagaaaataaaaatgatgttcAACAGTATCGAACGCTTTACGAAAatctaagaaaaaaataaaactattttcaTTAACCAAATATGAATAATCTAATATATCTAAtacttatattatttgaaatatgtctATTTTTCATAAAGCCGGATTGGGTTTCGTCTATAATGGAGTCTAGGAgtctgtcgcctttggcttggcttgctcagttggggacactaaaaatatgattaaagttattcaacttattatacaaataaaatgtatgaattaggtcttatttaattctataaactataatactgatctgccaacattgtcgctatatgataaattaaaataagctgataacatcactgtttactccagaacgactgtacagccaaatctaattatcctgtttgacactgtgaagctgctttgacacaatcgtgattgtaaaagcgctatataaataaagttgattgattgattgattgatagaacattttttatcttttttgcAAATATAGAGGCAAATAATTTATAATCATTATTTAAAAGACTAATTGGCCGCCAGTTATCAATAAGTGTCCAATCTTTTTTAGGCTTAGGGATAAAGGTAAGACCATCAGGTCCCGgagatttattattttttaatttatgaatttatgaattATTTCTTCTAAACTAATAGGTTGGTCACATATATCCCTATCTAAATGATTGATCTTTTTAATCTCTCCTACTGAATTTAGAAAATCCCTAGAGGCTTTAGCATCAGATTGTGATGAATATAGATTACGGTAGAAACTCGAGCAGTACTCTGATATCTCTTTAGGGTCCTTTGAcattttattattcatttttaattgatgAATGGTATTTAATGTCGCCTGATTTTTTTCTAGCCTAAAGAAGTAGGAGGTATTCTGTTCGCCTTCCTCTTTTCCTAGACCTTATAAAGGCTCCTTCAGCCCTTTTTCTATATACATTGTCCAACTTGTTTTGTAAATCTgccatatttattttgtctatATCTGAAAAATTATTAGATCCTTTGTTTAAAAGTGAGATAACTTCAGTTATAATTTTATCTTCCTGTTCTTTATTAATTTTAGAAAGGTGACTACCAACAAGCCTCAAGTATTAAAAGCCTCAAATTTAAAAAGTGCCCAATTAATGCAGTATATTTTTGCTATATTAGCCTTTTGGAAATAATGTTTGATGAGGCGAGTAATCTCTATTCTTACTGATTCCATTTTCAATAAAGAATGATTTAATTTCCAATAAGATGATTTTGCTGGACAGTCATGAGTCGATATCTGCATTTTGAGATGAATTGCTTTGTGGTCAGTAAGAGGTGTAGTCAGGTGTATGTCAGCAGAAATATTGTGTAAATCAACATTTCTAGATATAAGCCAGAAATCTATTCTTGATTGTCTGGAAAAAATTGCATTACAccaagtatatatatttttatctgGATTATTTTGCCTCCAGATATCTATTAAGTCATATTTCtccataaatgtttttaatagcaAGTTACATGGGGCATTTTTAGGTGGAATACGATCTAACATGTTATCAGGGGCAATGTTACAATCTCCTCCCATACAAAGTACGCTTGATGGATATTTGTTTAgccaaaatattaatttattttcaagtaTTTCAAACAAAGCCTTGTTTTCATTTAAAGAATTGTAGCCATAAATATTAcccaaaataatgaaaatattattaatacagAGAACCAAAATGATGAAGTGCCCGCAAGGGTCACAGTAGTAATGTAGAACATCAGCAGAAAGTGTATTCTTTAGTGTTAAAAACCCCTGCCGATAGCTCAGAGCCATGCGGAAACCATACATCACCTCCCCACTGT is a window encoding:
- the LOC137074907 gene encoding GRIP and coiled-coil domain-containing protein 2 isoform X1, whose product is MEQDAGTESVTSPRDAGAESVTSPHDASAESVTSPAGQTGKSKLDTLSKEDLIKFAKKQMVTMQRMKSKCADLEKEVEVLKRPAASTDSSVIQELSERMNAVLLEKAESQQSLALLRKEHEEFKKQAQETEGRLAALQEELDLKNREYTEMQKSTAELTASFKAVCAEYESKIAHTQEELQEAKHQWMAATEALKESHQMSLTESQQETENLQREIERLNKQYEDDLRYLEEQMELNSADFERERERLLLLQDELSEQLALKEGFLQDVQEEEEDRAPKQHSADFPASDDSSDESGVLKLVLEDLQSQNMMLQEELMFLRNVKVELESELKQVREEFTVEKEELEFRINELQMNRDLGDASVDKCRISEEAQTSQESQSRDSKELEVDFSSSAERQQTEEMWHVVEKLPEDLSMITHNSFHLPDQTEGFIKQYKDMTERMASSVQDLQEKLERVFQERDGLLEHIRNAEDMSGRAVSVSLEDLRTKTEDILGYVQCKETFVLEFKEMLKFLASESEEHEHKVQLLQVCNLENQLLSMKVEKDDRIKTLEEETVGKEERIKTLEEETVGKDEHIKTLEEETVGKDERIKTLEEETIGKDERIKTLEEETVGKDERIKTLEEETVGKDERIKTLEEETIGKDERIKTLEEETVGKDERIKTLEEETIGKDERIKTLEEETVGKDERIKTLEEETVGKEERIKTLEEETIGKDERIKTLEEETIGKDERIKTLEKETIGKDERIKTLEEETVGKDERIKTLEEETVGKDERIKTLEKENVGKDERIKTLEEETIEKDERIKTPEETIGKDKRIKTLEEETIGKDERIKNLEEETVGKDERIKTLEKETIGKDVRIKTLQEETVGKDERIKTLEEETVGKDERIKTLEEETVGKDERIKTLEEETIGKDERIKTLEVETIGKDERIKTLEEETVGKDERIKTLEEETVGKDERIKTLEEETIGKDERIKTLEEETIGKDERIKTLEEETIGKDERIKTLEEETIGKDERIKTLEEETIGKDERIKTLEEETIGKDERIKTLEKETVGKDERIKTLEEETVGKDERIKTLEEETVGKDERIKTLEEETIGKDERIKTLEEETVGKDERIKTLKEETVGKDERMKTLEKETMGKDERIKTPEEDLSVLQAGQEECQVPISLSQAQIVCSSEEKNVLRRDMDGSQEHLSEVQSHIAEILKQNFPETELDGTSDVSTLINHLLSRSQEEKTLLIQQCDESVERLTAELESARQSAEEMQERIQELLREKHLLKASLEDVLLDTEGLQKDLSEMQAMNEKLRAENHSLLSQVSDVSRSLDDKEPADETDAQVHEAKKLQQVLADKDALISQLKEEVGHLQTVKESAVSGEDVKLEALSQEMELLKKASKDKDERMNKIKAVAVKAKKELDHSKKEAAALREEVELLKAERDQLSRSMKDIIHGAEDYKNLMVDYDKQTELLDQEREKLEQANKHNEDLTKRLQNAAQQHELLSSEREHLMARVETLQTNLTQLEAQVLELQKLKNGLERDLEAERLVREQKMKDHQSALKEVEELQAQLSRLKHQLQQTDQELEQLRKGAQQSTLMDMEMADYEKLVKELNLKLSERDGQMEEQQLLIQTQKEREQRLQQDMESLKSLLDQTEEKASRMKQLLVKTKKDLGDAKQKEAAQMLSQASLRADLETHQQQLEECKIQVSGLTAERHRLQEQLRQMSEQLQRASSSHTLRLKALQDESAAAKADLAATVCEFESYKVRVHNVLKQQKHKSSGQSESDAFRQEREQAEAVLEQMRRRLQETQQSLQSSTAELQQLQTEHDTLLERHNKILQESVSKEAELRERLLALQSEMASLRSEHGQCAAHLRAQTEALRGGFRDQLRHQQDEHCRTLETLQQQISRLETQLQREPVLQQGRKGQMDRKSADVPPLDLQGAREEGEGMETTEAESLSAPATPLTSLEQLLTSDLKHEPVDWQMEPSKEELAVKLSSAARSVEHLSGLLHETEATNAVLTEQITLLKSEVRRLERNHEREKSVANLEYLKNVLLQFIFLRSGSERRALLPVIHTMLQLSPEEKSRLAAIAHGEEQSAVSRGSGWSSYLHSWSGIR